Below is a window of Phoenix dactylifera cultivar Barhee BC4 chromosome 7, palm_55x_up_171113_PBpolish2nd_filt_p, whole genome shotgun sequence DNA.
AAACAGATGCAATGCAAAGTCTGTCAAACATAACCTCAATAACAACATTGTCGTCAATGCCTTCCCATAATGATGATGCAGCCAGTAAATATTGGCATATCTATTCATGCCAATGAAAGGACAATACTCAACTATAACTTACCCACCAACATAATTAAAATCTGAGAAAATGAAAGTTCTTGTTATGTCAAAGCCACATGCAATTATGTCTTTTGCATTCTCACGAGCAAGCCTTTTACTCTCTTCTACTGAGAGATTCTTCCACATGCACTTCTCATCGTCGGTTAGCTGTATTACAAGAGGAACCTTAAAAGCATCCTGCAAATATCTGCAAACAATGCTAAGGAACAGCCCATTACTAAATTACTGACTTAGCTTTTACTAGAAAATATATAAAGCTAGAGAACTTCCAGAAGATAATGTCAAGATGATGAAATGCGCATCATGCACACTATGCAGAGTCAAAAAGGGCAGGGGGGTTCACTGACAAAACTTTTTTATGACAAGTTCAGCACAAGCCCAaacatgattaagtagattggCTGTACTAGGGCATGATCCAAGCTGGGACTGCAGATGATGTATTATAGAAGTATGCACACTTTCTTTTTCAATAAGTGTAATTTAATGTCAAATGTTTTTCAGCAAATTCCCTGCACACAAATTAAGCTCTGTCAATGAGTATTTAAAGGAAATAGAAGTGACAATGGATGAAACCCATTAAAGGAATGATAGGTGTAAAAAGATTTATTAAATTGACTAGGATGATAAGTGCAAGGCTTGAAAATTTTGGTTATCGTTATGCCTAAAAATTGAATGCAGCCAACGTATAAATCTCACAGGAATGGGCTTCTAACCAAGTTTAGGTCCAATTCAAGAGATACAATGAGAAAATCCAAAATCAGTCTTGGTCCTGTGAATAAATGTAAGTCCAAGTTTATCCTACATTGAAATTAGAACCATATTGATAGAGAAAGAACATAAAAGAAACAAATCCAAGTAAAACCAATAAAAAAACATGTAATGGATCAGAAAGCTATAAGGTGCTAGTTAAGCCAATTTAAATTCAATCTTTTTCTAATTGACGGAGTTTTTCTTCTTAGATTGGACTGGTCATCATGGCGGAGTGAAATTGACGGAGAACTCGGAGGGCATcgcggagggagggagggagagattgGGGAAAATATGGGAACGAGGGAATAGAGGGAAGGGCGAATGCCGTTCGGTCCGAGAAATGAGTTTGCGGAGCGGAGCGGTGGCTGTGCTGGCGGCCGGGGAGGGGTCGGGGCCGGAGACGATGGGGCAAGAAGGATGGAGGAGCGGTGCGAGTCCATGGTTCCATGGTTCTACGAGCGGATATCTATattaggaagaagaagagaagaggagaagaaatctCACCTGAGCCGCGCAAGGGGTTGGAGGAGAAGGGAGGCGAGAGCGATCCCGAGCGGCGGAGCGGTAGGATATGAGGGCGGAGGGCGATCCCGAGCGGCGAGCACGAAAAGATTGGGAAGGCTACTGCATAGAAGATCGAAGCAAGAGAAGAAGATCCCAAACCTGGCCTTGTCCCTGTCCTTGCCGGCTCCAAACTTCAAACGCCGCGTGAGTGCTCTGCGGCGGAGGAGGCGGGAGATATCGACAGAGAGGAGGCTTtcggagagggggaggaggggaaggagatgcggCGGAGGAACGCGATTTGGGGTCGCTCGAAGGAGGGGAATGGCTGAGATCGGCGGAGGGAGGGGGGAGTCGGTCGGCGTGAGCGAGCTAGGGATAGTAGGGATTTAAGGCTGCGGAGGGAGAGGGTCGATCGGGTTTTGTGGTGGAAGAAATgaagtccgacgacgcttataagcgtcgtcgcatTTATGCcttatgccgacgcttataagcgtcggcggaagATTTTGTACCGACGCTTTCCGAAAGCGTCGGCATTTACTGTTGCAAGAAAaaattttgccgacgcttttatctAGCGTCGGCAATATAGGGTCGGCAAACAGATTTTTTGTTGTAGTGTTGACATCGTAGAAACTAAGGTGCTGACCATCAGGCTTGGCCACTTCGGCTTGCCTCAATGTTCATTCGATACCGAACATCATTCTTGAGAAGGAGCCATCTTGTGCAACTCTATGGAAGTCGAGAACTTATGACCGTCTCAAGATTCATTTGGCCAAGCAATTTTGCAGCCTGCCACACTCGCCATTCCCATCCAACACTCCAACCTTCATCCCAAAGAATGAGTTCATTCAGTACCTGGACAAATACGTGTGCCAATTCAATATAAATCCTATCTACTGTAAGTTTGTGGAGTCAGCTTCCTTCGATGCTGAGGCCAAACAATGGAGCGTCATGGCTCATGACACCAAAACTGGTGCATATCTCAAGTGTACATGACTGGATTCTTAGTTATAGCTACTGGTGAGAATGCTGAGGGACTGATCCCAGAGACTAAGGGATTAGAGAGTTTCTTGGGGACGATTATCCATTCTTCTTGTTACAAGTCCGGGTCGAGCTACGCTGGCAAAAAGGTTTTGGTTCTTGGAGGTGGGAACTCTGGCATGGAGATTGCTTATGACTTATCAAATTTTGGTGCCATGGCATGTATCTCAATTCGAAGCCCGGCACGtaaatcttgttttttttttttcaggctcTTTCTTATTGTCTTTTAGGTAGCTTTTGAAATAATTGATGATTCCCCACTAAATGCCAAAATATGATGGAGAAAAGAACCTAGCATCATGTGGGTATATAAGTTGACCTGCAAGATACAATTCTATTCCACTATTTTGATGGAATAgccttataattattattttttatccaAGTAACAAAATTCAAATTATCGTGAAATTGAATACAGTCTATTCCATttatttattccttgtaattatCCCTCCATCCAAATGCCAAAAAACTTTTAAtactttttattatatattttaatatagaTTTGATCGAAATAGTGATTCTGACACTTAGCCAAAGCAATCTTTATGGAGGGTTAATAGTTACTACTACCATCACCACCATCTCCTCCATATCGACTGATTTTTCTTCTCCTACTATCCTTACTGCCTTCGATACCACCACCCTTACCTTTGTCTTGTGGTCATATTATATTTTGCCAATCTTGTGCCAGATAAAATAATAGACTATTCTGAGAATGCCATGTCAGCATCTGTGTTATGTCGGCATATGATATCTGCTTTCAGTGATGATAGGGTCTGCATGCATCATACATGCATGTACCATACTTATCACCCACTATTGGACTTGCTGCCTCGCCATCACCGCATGCACGAGTGGTTTTTACCACCAGCGACTAGCTGATCCCGTCCTgctaatgaatatatttttttctgcatcattatttttaactaattgattaattttcctACATAAAATAgtgaatcaattttttttgttgatttggATTAGGTTGGATAAAATAGTGAATTGAATTGGTGGATGTCATCTTCTATCCAGAATTGAAGTCGCGAACCGTGCATAATAAAATCTAGGAATCTAAAGGATTAACTTAAATTCCATATCTATTGGAATGTAATTTATGAAATATCTGCAGAACGAAAGGAAATATATTTCCTTAACCATTATATAATATAGTGAGGATATAAACTAGGATAGACAAGAGAGGAGAGACAAGAAACACTGAGAGAAGCAAGGACAAACAACATGGACATCGTAGAAACTAAGTTGCTGATAGTAGGGGTTGGACTACCAGGCCTGGCGACACCGGCTTGCCTGAACGACGTTCATTCGATACCAAACACCATTCTTGAGAAGGAGCCATGCTGTGCAATTCTATGGATCCAAATGCACCATTTAGTGGATGTTTATTTTTGATTCCATTCAACTCTTTAATTGCTCAAGTGAGCAAGGTTTATTACAAGAAATGACAGATTGCTGTAGCGTCttaagcatgcatgcatgcgcctAAAGTTTGCTTATGGGTACGTAGGCTTTGCATCAAGCCATTGCCAGCTTGGTTGTCACCAAGATCGTAATTCTAAGCTCCGTGGTAGGCCCAGCCGGTGCCAGATATCTTTAAGGACGTTGTATCTTTTGATTAAAGAAAGAAGGTTTACTTTTAGTCAGTAAATATATTGATCTCTCTTTCTGTATCTTGGACGTAAGTTATATCTAGGAAGTCATCTTGTTCTTTAGATGATCTAGATTTTAGGGGCCACTACACTACTCTCAGTGATGAGCTAGCCACGGCCTTTATTTCCGTCTATTGACAACTCCATCCGTACGATGACAAAATAGGAATAACCTCATTACTTACATAGGCTAGTGACTAAGTAGGAAGGTTTTAGGAGATTTTGTTTAGAGTGGTTGTAGAGATATAGTTAACTAATAAGTATCCTGAGAGTAATAAAATAGTATAATTAACTATTGTTAGATGTGATACACCTTGGAGTTGACTATAGCCAACATGGTAGACTGACCAATCAGGGCTCGCCACAAAGCTCCTAATCAACCAATCAAAGTCTACCATATGGCCAGAACAAATGCGCGCGGAGAGTCCTTcgaatttcaatttttttctctaGCTGGCACATCTTAGCCATGATCACAAGCGGTTTCCTTAATCACATGGGCAAGATATGTGAAGTGTGACGCATGTGACCTTTGGGTTGTGCGATAGGTTACCAAATACGGTTGATCCGCATGCTCGAATCTCTTGGCAACAGGCACCAAACCTCTCTTATAAAAACCAAAATTGTTTCCCAAGTTTTTGAAGTCCAAAGGATGTAGTGGTTGTAAGAATCATGATGAAGATCTTATAATAGAAGATGTTTTAGTGAGAGTAAACTTCTCTATGCCACATGACATGAAGGGATTAGAACAACTAGTGGGATTTGATCCGGTGCAAAGAAACTGGTTGCACTTTGAGCTACCAAATCAGAATCAACTGTGTCCCAAGAAACTTTTGGTGCGCAGTAAAAGAATTTCCCTTCATTTAATAGCAACTACAGCTTTATAAAAAGCTGCCACTGTGTTCGAACCAAAGTTAAGTGGATAAGATTCAAGCTAAACCTTTCTATTCACATAGGATTTGTATTGTTTCTTTGCTAATTAACTTCCAATCAGTTATCGATCTCAAGATCTCTGCGGTCTTATCCATCCTTACATTTCTCATGATTGAATACATGCTCTGATATTCTTGTAGTTGAATTGCTGAACAATTATATGATGCAATGAATCTGATGAGAACCGTTATGTGATCATTTTCTCATATAAATGCTATGAAATTCACATTCATGTAGGTTCATGTGGTGACCAAAGACATCGTGTATGTGGCAATGGTTCTGTTGAAGTATCTCCCATTATCTCTAGTTGATGCTCTGGTTGTCATACTCTGCAAGCTCATATTTGGGAATATGTCCAAGTATGGCATTGTTAGGCCTATTAAGGGCCCATTTTATCTCAAGGCAGCCACAGGTAGGTCCCCAGTTATAGACGTCGGGACAGCGAAAAGGATTAGAGATAGGGAGATTCAGGTacatttattcattttaattacttttttccttctctttccatACTATTATAGTAATGTACAAGGAAAAAATATTCACATAATAAATAGAGTTTCTAATTTGTGGTGCCTCTCGCGCGCAGCCGGCCACGAGCAGCGGCCGGGCACGGCGCGTCGGCTGCCTCGGCCCTCTCAGACGTATGCGAGTTTCTAATTTGTAGAGAATAATAGCCAAATAGAACCTACATAATATTTTCTCTATTGACTTCAACCTTTCAGAGTAGTTTCTAGCCTTGCCTTTCTTTGCAAAAGAAACCTTTTCTTAAACTGATTAGAATTTCTCCCAATCTGTTTGACAGGTTTTCCCTACAATTGCAAATGTGAAAGGTAATGTGGTGGTCTTCTCTGATGGTAGGTTGCAACCATTTGACAGCATTATCTTTGCCACAGGCTACAAAAGCACTGCAAACAGATGGCTTAAGGTACTAAACCCCCTGCACAATTACTTGTTACAGTCTCCCATTGTCTCAATCCACTCGTGTTTAGGCCCAGCATGCAACTTCTGCACTGCAGGATGAAAACCACCTACTCAACGAAGATGGGCTTCCCAATCAAAAGTTTCCTAACCACTGGAAAGGCAAAAATGGGCTCTATTGTGCTGGACTCTCCCAGAGGGGACTAGCCGGGATCTCCATGGATGCACAGAACATAGCAAATGACATCAAGAAGATCCTGAACACCAACCAAGTCTCCATAGCAAAAATGTCCAGTgtccatcctctctctctcccttaatCTCTTCTTCTTGTAAAAATGCTCTGCTTTGTTTGATTCTGTAGGACTTTCTTCTTTAATAGCACGTCAtgtaaaaaaatacaaaatatataaataaatctacttaGTATGAGATGAAGTAGAAGTAGATGTATTCGTCCAAGTCGACAAAAAAATTGGGCGTAAATCTTAACTATAGAAGCTATGATGAATTATGATTATTATTACAAcattgtatcatcatcatccacCGTTCATTTGTTGAACTCGTATTGTATGATATATGGTCAAATCAAACATGGAACTGCTCCAGTTGGACGTCCCTGGGTTTGAGGGGGACGTACTCGCCCAGATACACCTCGAGATGGTCGGCCAGGCTCGACTTATCGATGCTCTCGTGGTGGTAGGATTTGCACACGAAATAAACCACGGTTTGGGCCACCAAGGCGAAGAGAAGAACCAGGCAAAGGAAGGATAGCATCAGGACCGCCGATCCGACCCTGAAACCCACCCCAAGATTTTTGTAAGACCCCTCGACGACCAGGAATTTGAAACCCAGTTCCACACCCAGGTAGGAGACGTAGAGCAGGACGAAGATGGCGATTGCCGTCCAGGTCTTGCCCTTGATGAGGATCAGGCTCTTTCGCATCGCCTCGATGCCGCAGGCGTCCTCGAGGACGGAGATGACGCTGGCGACGTGCCAGACGACGCTGATCCAGACGAGGCCGGCGGcgtagaggaggaggaggagggcggcGGCGGGGCCGAGGAAGAGGACGGCGAGGACGATGACGAAGACGGCGGCGATGTTGTAggtgaagaggaggaggaaggcccAAAGGAAGGTGACCATGAGGCGGCGCCAGACCTTGGGGACGACGGAGAGGACCTTGGAGAAGGAGAGCTCCTTGGCGGTGTAGATGGAGGCGACGGAGTAGACGACGGCGGAGgtggagaggagggagaggacgAGGAGGGCAAGGAGGTAGCCggccttgaagaggaggaaggcggACCATTCGGACGAGAGGCGGGAGAGGATGGCAGATTGGGAGGGGGATCCCGGGGGGGCATCGTTGAGGGCGTCCTCGTTGCGGTCGatcttggagaagaggaggtggGTGACGTAGATGTGAGCGAGGTAGAGGATGGAGAGGGGGAGGACGAGGGCGAGGGCGATCTGGGAGAAGAGACGTCGCCATGAGAGCACGATCTTGGACGCCTCATGGTAGATCCCCACGGGACCCAAGAATTGGAGCTCCTCCGGTTCCAGATCCATGCTAGGGTTAGAATTAAGGTTTCTCTGTGTGGGGAAATTGGGGAAAGAGAGAtataaggagaggaagaaggagtaCTTTGGGAACGAAGAGGGAATGGTGGCGGCTTTGGATTTGGGGGATTGCCCCTAGTCTTCATCTAAATTACGAGGGAGAGGGTATGATTTGGGTTATGGAGTGACACATGGGAAAAGGTGTAGCTGAATAACACTGCATGCAGGACATGTGTCATGTCTCCATGTG
It encodes the following:
- the LOC103723786 gene encoding uncharacterized protein LOC103723786; its protein translation is MDLEPEELQFLGPVGIYHEASKIVLSWRRLFSQIALALVLPLSILYLAHIYVTHLLFSKIDRNEDALNDAPPGSPSQSAILSRLSSEWSAFLLFKAGYLLALLVLSLLSTSAVVYSVASIYTAKELSFSKVLSVVPKVWRRLMVTFLWAFLLLFTYNIAAVFVIVLAVLFLGPAAALLLLLYAAGLVWISVVWHVASVISVLEDACGIEAMRKSLILIKGKTWTAIAIFVLLYVSYLGVELGFKFLVVEGSYKNLGVGFRVGSAVLMLSFLCLVLLFALVAQTVVYFVCKSYHHESIDKSSLADHLEVYLGEYVPLKPRDVQLEQFHV